In Kaistella faecalis, a genomic segment contains:
- a CDS encoding DUF3883 domain-containing protein, producing the protein MNIDELREHQAGLEKNMDSIKDDRKALYKIRDSFAKYYTQERIEKMPLDDYVLGKKHPDDKFNFCYTLERQLDGLGRIVGSTAQKLGIYYGVTKSDKTYKYRYTKKFGETEVEAFSNIKQAIIELINFGKEENLPGIVKNKISPMFKGKILCTYFPNRYLDVFADEHLTYFLVQLNLDTPELLQSNPVYKREALIAFKNEDPVMKEWPLDIFSHFLYNYYPKRPTVKEPKNKPNKILDEYLTPEFPAEYQTEWVQLEMQDPGEVSKKGTKPRGGGNPDYEKEARKLKRLGDRGEKLVMEMEIKRLQNLNLPALAAKVKKAEFDYLGYDIQSFETNGETRYIEVKATRSKVGTANFFLSENELTKAEELKNYYIYMVYDILSTKPKIWVIDNPFNPENDKVVKTPVSYRVMVKAKDTGK; encoded by the coding sequence ATGAATATTGACGAACTAAGAGAACATCAGGCCGGTCTTGAAAAAAATATGGATAGTATTAAAGATGACAGGAAAGCTCTGTATAAAATAAGGGATAGTTTTGCAAAATACTACACACAGGAACGGATTGAAAAGATGCCATTGGATGATTATGTTTTAGGTAAAAAACATCCGGATGACAAGTTTAATTTTTGCTATACATTAGAAAGACAGTTAGATGGCTTAGGAAGAATAGTGGGATCTACAGCGCAGAAACTGGGTATCTATTATGGTGTAACCAAATCGGATAAGACATACAAATATCGATATACAAAAAAATTTGGCGAGACTGAAGTGGAAGCTTTCTCCAATATAAAGCAGGCAATTATTGAGCTGATTAATTTTGGTAAGGAGGAGAATTTACCAGGAATCGTAAAAAATAAAATATCGCCAATGTTTAAGGGTAAAATACTCTGTACCTATTTCCCCAACAGGTATTTAGACGTATTTGCAGATGAACACCTTACGTACTTTTTAGTTCAGCTTAATCTTGATACACCTGAGTTGTTGCAATCAAACCCCGTTTACAAAAGAGAAGCTTTAATAGCTTTTAAAAACGAAGATCCGGTAATGAAAGAGTGGCCACTGGATATCTTCAGTCATTTTCTTTATAATTATTATCCCAAGCGACCAACTGTTAAAGAGCCAAAAAACAAACCGAATAAAATTTTGGATGAATACCTTACTCCTGAATTTCCAGCTGAATATCAAACAGAATGGGTACAATTGGAGATGCAGGACCCGGGAGAAGTTTCAAAGAAAGGCACTAAGCCGAGAGGGGGAGGAAATCCTGATTATGAGAAAGAAGCGAGAAAGCTTAAGAGATTAGGAGATAGAGGTGAAAAATTAGTGATGGAGATGGAGATAAAGCGGCTTCAGAATTTGAATTTGCCTGCCTTAGCAGCGAAGGTAAAAAAAGCGGAATTTGATTATTTAGGGTATGACATTCAATCATTCGAAACTAATGGTGAAACGAGATATATTGAAGTCAAAGCTACCAGATCTAAAGTCGGTACAGCAAATTTTTTTCTCTCCGAAAATGAACTTACTAAAGCAGAAGAATTAAAGAACTATTACATCTATATGGTATACGATATTCTTTCCACTAAGCCCAAGATTTGGGTTATTGATAATCCTTTCAATCCTGAGAATGATAAGGTAGTTAAAACTCCTGTCTCATATAGAGTAATGGTTAAAGCTAAAGACACTGGGAAATAA
- a CDS encoding Piwi domain-containing protein, which yields MNQNLHFNILTFKLPTEQLTFYFTNEDADGLVRYHIKAVPDEVVGYFGEQEHYYTSFTEEKDGFIPVTKKTVPDRTAERTKDGTEIFRNVHNSAFTLSVLKAYYSAEIAKYFNSRGFPVMPNFIKAIEVWLPADTKDAAGKYKLYRKFSLKVQKSLVSDDWELMVVFEGVSKVFQKSLTELQDLIPSKALNWVIHENSLYRFANIPVSVRRNLDTVYPVWNFDIRSAIHERPAAPERGNKYRKFKEEIEKLYNEHLNTEEFREIITIGSKGFYKVPDKLIGMVSSGSNKMVFGNNEKDINPTSGLTNHGPFDVSDAAVIEFFYIFHEDNTDAVTKLHRYFQGKINTFKGLDKFILTPYAFDKNLKITFKNKNNPWPEVSASLRDLKTSKDIRYVAIYVSPFTKEEATPEQKKVYYHIKERLLHLGILSQVIDAQKTMNNRLFEYSALNMAIAILAKLDGIPWQLNTDLRKELIVGVGAFRNTESNVKYIASAFSFNNTGQFNCFDHFYENQTKELAGSIIHKVKEYTSIDPTLKRLIIHFYKSISEKEIAPIEEGLKNLGIHIPVYIVSINKTESTDVTAFDNSDPVLMPFSGTYINVGYRKYILFNNTRYSDGYFKASNGYPFPIKLELFCTEKHLLNDTRTVKELIEQVYQFSRMYWKSVKQQNLPVTIKYSQMVAEMLPHFQGTTIPEFGKDKLWFL from the coding sequence ATGAATCAAAACCTCCACTTCAACATCCTTACATTTAAGCTGCCAACGGAGCAGCTTACTTTTTATTTCACCAACGAGGACGCGGATGGGCTCGTCAGGTATCATATAAAAGCAGTGCCGGATGAGGTCGTCGGATATTTTGGAGAGCAGGAACATTACTACACCTCATTTACAGAAGAGAAGGATGGATTCATACCGGTAACCAAAAAAACAGTTCCGGATAGAACAGCGGAACGCACAAAGGACGGAACAGAAATTTTCCGCAACGTACACAACTCCGCATTCACACTTTCGGTATTGAAAGCATACTATAGCGCTGAAATTGCAAAGTATTTTAATTCCCGGGGGTTCCCGGTAATGCCAAACTTTATAAAAGCAATTGAAGTGTGGCTTCCTGCAGATACAAAAGATGCTGCCGGAAAATATAAGCTGTACCGGAAATTTTCCTTAAAAGTGCAGAAAAGTCTGGTCTCAGATGATTGGGAACTGATGGTTGTATTTGAAGGAGTTTCAAAAGTTTTTCAGAAATCCCTTACAGAACTGCAGGATCTGATTCCTTCAAAGGCGCTGAACTGGGTAATTCATGAAAACAGCCTATACAGGTTTGCAAATATTCCGGTTAGCGTGCGCAGAAACCTTGATACTGTGTATCCGGTCTGGAATTTCGATATAAGAAGCGCGATTCATGAACGCCCCGCTGCACCGGAGAGAGGAAATAAATACCGGAAATTTAAAGAAGAAATTGAAAAGCTGTATAATGAACACCTGAATACAGAAGAATTTCGGGAGATCATCACAATCGGTTCAAAGGGGTTTTACAAAGTACCCGATAAACTCATAGGGATGGTAAGCAGCGGCAGTAATAAAATGGTGTTTGGCAATAATGAAAAAGACATCAACCCAACCAGTGGCCTCACCAATCACGGACCGTTTGATGTGTCAGATGCAGCCGTAATTGAATTCTTCTATATTTTTCACGAAGATAATACAGATGCGGTTACAAAATTACACCGCTATTTTCAGGGAAAGATAAATACATTCAAAGGACTGGATAAGTTCATACTTACACCGTATGCATTTGATAAAAATCTGAAAATTACATTTAAGAATAAAAACAATCCCTGGCCCGAAGTCAGTGCCAGTCTTCGCGATCTTAAAACCTCCAAAGACATACGCTATGTTGCGATATATGTGAGTCCTTTCACCAAAGAGGAAGCGACTCCGGAACAGAAAAAAGTATATTACCACATCAAGGAACGCTTGCTGCATTTGGGAATCCTTTCCCAGGTAATCGACGCACAGAAAACAATGAATAACCGGCTGTTCGAATACAGTGCGCTGAATATGGCGATTGCGATCCTGGCAAAACTCGATGGCATTCCATGGCAGCTGAATACAGATTTAAGGAAAGAACTCATCGTGGGAGTAGGAGCGTTCCGCAACACAGAAAGTAATGTGAAATACATTGCAAGTGCTTTCAGCTTCAACAATACCGGCCAGTTCAACTGCTTCGACCATTTTTATGAGAACCAGACAAAAGAACTGGCAGGTTCCATCATTCATAAAGTTAAAGAATATACGAGCATTGATCCTACACTGAAAAGATTGATTATTCATTTCTATAAATCGATCAGCGAAAAAGAGATAGCACCCATTGAAGAAGGACTAAAGAATTTGGGAATTCACATTCCCGTTTACATCGTTTCCATCAATAAAACAGAGTCAACGGATGTAACAGCTTTTGATAACTCAGATCCTGTGCTGATGCCCTTCAGTGGAACATATATTAATGTTGGATACCGGAAATACATTCTGTTCAATAATACGAGATATTCAGACGGATATTTTAAAGCAAGTAACGGGTATCCTTTCCCGATAAAACTCGAACTTTTCTGCACAGAAAAACACCTGTTGAACGATACCCGAACAGTAAAGGAACTCATTGAGCAGGTTTACCAGTTCAGCCGAATGTACTGGAAATCCGTAAAACAGCAGAACCTTCCTGTCACCATAAAATATTCCCAAATGGTAGCCGAAATGCTCCCGCACTTCCAGGGCACCACAATCCCCGAATTCGGAAAAGACAAACTCTGGTTTTTATAA